A single Sulfurospirillum tamanense DNA region contains:
- the flgB gene encoding flagellar basal body rod protein FlgB produces the protein MVTTHKSKPLLEQALAARSLRQQMIASNIANIDTPFYKSRDVDFETVLIQKAKEIHGIKEPKELKMATSHENHLQGAFGSSFGAGMIYLRDGHLARNDGNTVDLDVETTEMSKNALMIDALTQAMKKKSAIFKSVLEASGKV, from the coding sequence ATGGTTACGACACACAAATCTAAGCCACTATTAGAGCAAGCCCTTGCTGCGCGCTCCTTGCGCCAGCAAATGATTGCCAGTAATATTGCGAACATTGACACGCCTTTTTATAAGTCGCGTGATGTGGATTTTGAAACCGTGCTCATCCAAAAAGCCAAAGAAATACATGGGATAAAAGAGCCCAAAGAGCTCAAGATGGCAACTTCCCACGAAAATCACCTCCAAGGAGCTTTTGGCAGTAGTTTTGGCGCGGGAATGATTTATTTGCGTGATGGGCATTTAGCGCGAAATGATGGCAATACGGTGGATTTGGACGTAGAAACCACCGAAATGAGTAAAAATGCCTTGATGATTGATGCGCTCACCCAAGCCATGAAAAAGAAAAGCGCAATTTTCAAAAGCGTGCTTGAAGCATCTGGCAAAGTATAA
- the flgC gene encoding flagellar basal body rod protein FlgC translates to MAYLSDFDISGYGLSAQRFRMNTISSNIANANTTRTAEGGAYRRKEVVFRAIDFNEALNQEIKKNNAFLEYENPLDETLLQRDAKPAIMSVIVDKVVRDDGDFRLKYDPTHPDADAKGYVAFPNINPVIEMADLIEATRAYQANVSAFQSAKTIAQSAIDMLRG, encoded by the coding sequence ATGGCGTATTTAAGCGATTTTGACATTAGCGGGTACGGACTCTCTGCCCAGCGTTTCCGTATGAACACTATCAGCTCCAACATTGCCAATGCCAACACTACACGCACTGCAGAAGGCGGGGCTTATCGACGTAAAGAAGTGGTGTTTCGCGCTATTGATTTCAATGAGGCGCTCAATCAAGAAATTAAGAAAAATAATGCCTTCTTGGAGTACGAAAACCCCTTGGATGAAACGCTTTTGCAAAGGGATGCCAAACCTGCTATAATGAGCGTTATTGTGGATAAAGTAGTGCGTGATGATGGGGATTTTCGCCTAAAGTACGACCCTACTCACCCCGACGCGGATGCAAAAGGTTATGTGGCGTTTCCCAATATTAATCCCGTGATTGAAATGGCCGATTTGATTGAAGCAACACGTGCCTATCAGGCAAATGTTTCAGCCTTTCAAAGTGCCAAAACCATCGCCCAAAGTGCGATAGATATGTTAAGAGGATAA
- the fliE gene encoding flagellar hook-basal body complex protein FliE — protein MNGINSISTLEMLQPKQETKGVAPGDEFAKVLEKTLSNQNTLQENADKAAADIATGEVKDLHQAAIAIGKAETSMKMMLEIRNKALSAYKEILRTQV, from the coding sequence ATGAATGGAATTAACTCCATCTCCACCCTAGAGATGCTTCAACCAAAGCAAGAAACCAAGGGCGTTGCCCCAGGGGATGAGTTTGCTAAGGTGCTTGAAAAAACGCTCTCTAATCAAAACACCCTTCAAGAAAACGCAGACAAAGCGGCTGCGGATATTGCTACGGGTGAGGTGAAAGATTTGCACCAAGCCGCCATTGCCATTGGCAAAGCAGAAACTAGCATGAAGATGATGCTTGAAATTCGCAACAAAGCGCTCAGTGCTTACAAAGAGATTTTAAGAACACAAGTTTAA
- a CDS encoding peptidoglycan D,D-transpeptidase FtsI family protein produces the protein MNRPSLDRKKAKILLLFSLISLGFIIFIGTLLYWSQIDRKLPRLQTSQTSTALRGTITSRDGFVVATSQKLYKAMVDTRNIDPSKQALFINLFSLYADLDPKEIAKRLNSGRGNVVLSYQIDAKKAEYLQELAGKLYRQGVFRTYEDPETGLAFLRGLSISESGEYRHYPQSDIFTPFLGYIRKIDQGPITKVEGVKGIEGQHEQYLKPIQDALLIAPRDIGNTLILNRDSEAKKRIDGYGMRIGVSLKLQKMIERILDEKKEELRAEEVVAAVMKSDTGELLVLASSNRYNPNGIRREDYASLNASAVEYAFEPGSVMKTVMFSLLLKEEKINPFDLVRTYGGKYKLGQHTIRDTKESEWLSAEDVIVYSSNVGSVQLAQKLDAIPYYQGLKDFGFTERTGVDLPYENPGNMPPLQRFNSEVYKGTIGYGYGMQVNFMQILKAYNVFNNNGKMLTPRLGLEFQDASGKTYPIMRPPEVEVLPIAVAKRVKRVLVKAVRQGTGKVVSMEGLEIGGKTGTAHIAEGGRYENRYNGSFFGFANDAQSQYTIGVLVREPKKPYHYFGSLSAAPIFRAIVQKMVDEQYLIPSLSTQEGS, from the coding sequence ATGAACCGTCCTTCTTTGGATAGAAAAAAGGCAAAAATCCTCCTCCTTTTTTCACTTATTAGCCTTGGCTTTATTATTTTTATTGGGACCTTGCTCTATTGGTCACAAATCGATCGCAAGCTCCCGCGCCTTCAAACAAGCCAAACCTCTACGGCTTTGCGCGGCACCATCACTAGCCGCGATGGTTTTGTTGTTGCCACCAGTCAAAAACTCTATAAGGCTATGGTAGATACGCGCAACATTGACCCCTCTAAGCAAGCACTATTTATCAATCTTTTTTCTTTGTATGCTGACCTTGACCCAAAAGAGATTGCCAAACGCCTTAATTCGGGGCGCGGTAATGTGGTCCTTTCGTACCAGATTGATGCCAAAAAGGCAGAATACCTACAAGAGCTTGCAGGAAAACTGTACCGACAAGGGGTGTTTCGCACCTATGAAGACCCAGAAACCGGATTGGCTTTTTTGCGGGGACTTAGTATTTCTGAAAGTGGCGAATACCGCCACTATCCCCAAAGCGATATTTTCACGCCTTTTTTGGGCTACATCCGAAAAATAGACCAAGGTCCCATTACAAAAGTTGAGGGCGTCAAGGGCATAGAGGGCCAGCATGAACAGTACTTAAAACCCATTCAAGATGCCCTTTTAATCGCCCCTAGGGATATTGGCAATACGTTAATCTTAAATCGAGATTCGGAAGCAAAAAAGCGCATTGATGGCTACGGCATGCGCATAGGTGTTTCGTTGAAATTACAAAAAATGATTGAGCGTATCCTTGATGAAAAAAAAGAAGAACTTCGTGCCGAGGAAGTTGTTGCCGCGGTGATGAAAAGCGATACGGGAGAATTGCTAGTGCTAGCCTCTAGTAATCGTTACAATCCCAACGGCATTCGGCGAGAAGATTACGCGTCTTTAAATGCTTCGGCAGTTGAATATGCTTTTGAGCCAGGCTCCGTGATGAAAACTGTGATGTTTTCGCTTTTGCTTAAAGAAGAAAAAATCAACCCCTTTGATTTGGTGCGCACTTATGGTGGAAAGTACAAACTCGGCCAACACACTATTCGTGACACCAAAGAGTCTGAATGGCTTAGCGCGGAAGACGTGATTGTTTATTCTTCCAATGTGGGTTCGGTGCAGTTGGCTCAAAAACTTGATGCGATTCCTTATTATCAGGGGCTTAAAGATTTTGGTTTTACGGAACGCACGGGAGTGGATTTGCCTTATGAAAACCCTGGAAATATGCCACCTTTGCAGCGGTTTAATTCGGAAGTATATAAGGGTACAATCGGGTACGGTTATGGGATGCAGGTCAATTTTATGCAAATTCTCAAAGCCTATAATGTGTTTAATAACAATGGAAAAATGCTGACCCCACGCCTTGGCTTGGAGTTTCAAGATGCCAGCGGAAAAACGTACCCTATTATGAGACCTCCTGAGGTGGAGGTGCTTCCTATTGCTGTGGCTAAGCGTGTTAAGCGTGTGCTTGTTAAGGCAGTTCGGCAAGGTACAGGAAAGGTGGTTTCGATGGAGGGGCTCGAAATTGGCGGTAAAACAGGAACGGCACATATCGCCGAGGGCGGAAGGTATGAAAACCGCTACAATGGGAGTTTTTTTGGTTTTGCCAATGATGCTCAGTCTCAGTACACAATCGGCGTGCTAGTGCGAGAGCCCAAGAAGCCTTACCACTATTTTGGCTCATTGAGCGCTGCCCCCATTTTTCGCGCGATTGTGCAAAAAATGGTGGACGAGCAGTATTTGATTCCTTCTTTAAGCACCCAAGAGGGAAGCTAA
- the hemH gene encoding ferrochelatase has protein sequence MSKGLVLLNMGGPNNLDEVELFLKNMFNDPNIITVKSDLLRRFIAFMITASRKNEAKENYAALGGKSPLVDYTKALVAKLQHALPDTYVTYAMRYTPPFATGAIEELKTHGVTQLCILPLYPHYSTTTTKSSLEDFQKALDLADFHPKCTIVERFYTHEGFNQSLCRRIKESLGEAKPEDYTLIYSAHSLPQKIVDKGDPYQKEVLSHSDLLTDMLGKNGLVFADTITAYQSKLGPIKWLTPELGHTLEALKGKNVIILPVAFTIDNSETEFELWIEYKEKAQEYGVLDYRVATCPNDSDAFVEALCDLYHRNTIA, from the coding sequence ATGAGCAAGGGACTAGTATTGCTTAACATGGGCGGACCAAACAACCTTGATGAGGTGGAACTCTTTTTAAAAAACATGTTCAATGACCCCAATATCATCACCGTAAAAAGTGATCTTTTGCGGCGTTTCATTGCTTTTATGATTACCGCATCGCGAAAAAATGAGGCCAAAGAAAACTACGCTGCCCTTGGCGGAAAGTCGCCACTGGTTGACTACACAAAAGCCCTTGTAGCAAAACTTCAACACGCCCTTCCTGATACCTATGTGACGTACGCCATGCGCTACACCCCTCCTTTTGCCACTGGGGCCATCGAAGAACTTAAAACCCACGGCGTAACCCAGCTGTGCATTTTACCTCTCTACCCACACTACTCCACCACGACCACCAAATCTTCTTTGGAGGATTTTCAAAAAGCGCTAGACTTGGCTGATTTTCATCCAAAATGCACTATAGTGGAGCGTTTTTATACCCATGAAGGATTCAACCAAAGCCTTTGTAGGCGCATCAAAGAGTCCCTAGGAGAAGCTAAGCCAGAAGATTACACACTTATCTATTCTGCCCACTCTTTGCCCCAAAAGATTGTCGACAAGGGTGATCCCTACCAAAAAGAGGTACTTTCCCACAGCGACTTACTCACTGATATGTTGGGCAAAAACGGACTTGTTTTTGCAGACACAATCACTGCTTATCAATCCAAGCTTGGGCCCATTAAATGGCTAACGCCCGAACTTGGCCACACCCTTGAAGCCCTTAAGGGGAAAAACGTCATCATTCTCCCAGTAGCTTTTACGATTGATAATTCTGAAACCGAATTTGAACTTTGGATAGAGTACAAAGAAAAAGCCCAAGAATATGGGGTTTTAGACTATCGTGTTGCTACTTGCCCCAATGACAGCGATGCCTTTGTTGAAGCATTGTGCGACCTTTATCACCGCAACACAATTGCATAA
- a CDS encoding Gfo/Idh/MocA family protein — protein MLRVALIGLGSMGRNHYRVLKTLSGVEVVALCDVVKNDAYSEPFFDSVDTLLEEAEFDAALIVVPTFLHKEVALKCLAKGKDLFIEKPVASNCEEAEEILKKAQSMGAKVCVGYIERFNPVVEALKAELEDKEIYSIGITRVGPFPPRIADVGILTDLAVHDIDLIRFISGQEINQTAIFKSQKIHNHHEDNAILSFKLENEVVASVTTNWLTPFRKRTIEVATKEAYYEADLMEQTLVEYSAYQKNFSYVIRKCMVKKEEPLVRELKAFVRFVKTGDQGGLSSIDDSMITLRISAGEEA, from the coding sequence ATGCTAAGGGTGGCACTCATTGGCCTTGGATCCATGGGAAGAAACCACTATCGCGTCCTCAAAACCCTTTCTGGTGTAGAGGTAGTCGCCCTGTGTGATGTGGTTAAAAACGATGCATACAGCGAACCTTTTTTTGATAGCGTAGACACCCTTTTAGAAGAGGCAGAATTTGACGCAGCCCTCATCGTGGTACCAACTTTTTTACACAAAGAGGTTGCCCTCAAATGCCTTGCCAAGGGTAAGGATTTGTTTATTGAAAAACCCGTAGCCTCCAACTGCGAAGAAGCCGAAGAAATCCTAAAAAAAGCCCAAAGCATGGGCGCAAAAGTATGCGTGGGATACATTGAACGCTTTAACCCTGTCGTAGAAGCACTCAAAGCAGAACTTGAAGACAAAGAAATTTACAGCATCGGCATCACCCGTGTAGGGCCTTTTCCGCCACGCATCGCAGATGTTGGGATTTTAACCGACCTTGCTGTGCATGACATCGACCTCATCCGGTTTATCTCGGGGCAAGAAATCAACCAAACAGCCATTTTCAAATCCCAAAAAATCCATAACCACCACGAAGACAACGCTATTTTGTCTTTCAAACTTGAAAATGAAGTGGTGGCAAGCGTTACCACCAACTGGCTTACCCCCTTTCGCAAGCGCACCATCGAAGTAGCCACCAAAGAAGCCTATTACGAAGCGGATTTAATGGAGCAAACTTTGGTGGAATATTCGGCCTACCAAAAAAACTTCTCTTACGTCATTCGCAAGTGTATGGTTAAAAAAGAGGAGCCATTGGTGCGCGAGCTAAAAGCCTTTGTGCGTTTTGTCAAAACGGGCGACCAAGGCGGTCTTAGCAGCATTGACGATAGCATGATCACCTTGCGCATTAGTGCTGGAGAAGAGGCATGA
- a CDS encoding DegT/DnrJ/EryC1/StrS family aminotransferase: MKLPFIDLKSQYEAHKDEINQAVLNVLDSTQFIMGQEVKTLEETLAHFCGTKHALACSSGTDALLLALMAYDIGPGDEVITSPFTFIATAEVIAFLRATPVFVDIDPANYNLDPTLLEAAITPKTKAIMPVSLYGQCPDMDAINAIAQKHGIPVIEDGAQSFGATYKGKKSCALSTIGCTSFFPSKPLGCYGDGGAIFTDDDALAKKMRILLNHGQEERYKHEYVGINGRLDTIQAAVLNVKLAYFDDEVKARERIGARYSQLLKDVLITPALSKDCTSVYAQYSVRVPNREEVAKVLNEAGIPTAIHYPIPLHLQPAFTYLGYKEGDFPLSEAIAKEIMSLPMSPFLTEEQQDMVVGALKETLC, from the coding sequence ATGAAACTGCCTTTTATCGACCTTAAATCCCAATACGAAGCCCACAAAGATGAAATCAACCAAGCTGTTTTAAACGTACTTGACTCCACGCAATTCATCATGGGGCAAGAGGTAAAAACCCTAGAAGAGACATTGGCCCACTTTTGTGGCACCAAACACGCACTAGCGTGCTCTAGCGGTACCGATGCTCTCTTGCTCGCCCTGATGGCGTACGACATCGGGCCAGGAGACGAGGTCATCACCTCGCCTTTTACGTTCATCGCCACCGCTGAAGTTATCGCTTTTTTGCGTGCAACTCCCGTGTTTGTGGACATTGACCCTGCAAATTACAACCTAGACCCCACCCTTTTAGAAGCGGCCATTACGCCCAAAACCAAGGCGATTATGCCCGTCTCCCTTTACGGCCAATGCCCCGACATGGATGCCATCAATGCCATCGCACAAAAACACGGCATTCCCGTCATTGAAGATGGGGCGCAAAGCTTTGGGGCGACCTATAAAGGCAAAAAAAGTTGCGCCCTTTCTACCATCGGGTGCACGAGCTTTTTTCCCTCCAAACCCCTTGGCTGCTACGGAGATGGCGGGGCGATTTTTACCGATGACGACGCGCTGGCTAAAAAAATGCGCATCCTTTTAAACCACGGCCAAGAAGAGCGCTACAAGCACGAATACGTAGGCATCAACGGGCGTCTTGACACCATCCAAGCCGCCGTTTTAAATGTCAAACTTGCCTATTTTGACGATGAAGTAAAAGCACGTGAACGCATTGGTGCACGCTACAGCCAACTTCTTAAAGACGTGCTCATTACCCCTGCCCTTTCCAAAGATTGCACCAGCGTGTATGCGCAGTATTCCGTGCGCGTTCCAAACCGCGAAGAGGTCGCCAAAGTACTCAACGAAGCGGGCATTCCCACCGCCATCCACTATCCCATCCCTTTGCATCTCCAGCCCGCCTTTACCTACCTTGGCTACAAAGAGGGGGATTTCCCCCTGAGCGAAGCGATTGCTAAAGAGATCATGAGCCTTCCCATGAGTCCATTTTTGACCGAAGAACAACAAGACATGGTCGTCGGTGCCCTTAAGGAAACCCTATGCTAA
- the alaS gene encoding alanine--tRNA ligase — MDIRAEFLHFFEKKGHKIMPSAPLVPEDATLLFVNAGMVPFKSVFTGEVPLPNPPRATTCQTCIRAGGKHNDLDNVGYTARHHTFFEMLGNFSFGDYFKEDAIALAWEFVTEVVGLPKEKLWVTVHESDDEAELLWQRHIAKERIMRFGDKDNFWQMGDTGPCGPCSEIFIDQGAEHFNGPEDYMGGDGDRFLEIWNLVFMQYERSSDGTLTPLPKPSIDTGMGLERMVAVKEGKFSNYDSSLFMPLIDKVAQLCGKPYMYDTGASYRVIADHIRAVAFLLAQGVGFDKEGRGYVLRRILRRAVRHGYLLGITAPFMHTLLDTLCDLMGGHYAYLVEKKEAVSEQIRLEEERFFGTIASGLELFQAELENTKEVFSGDVAFKLYDTFGFPLDLTQDMLRDKGLHVDSARFDALMQEQRERAKASWKGSGDKATSGEFKPLLEQFGANTFCGYDTLCQETRVLALMNEEFKLVKGLGAGEAGWVFLEATPFYAQSGGQCGDTGVLEGVASVLDTQLFFGLNLSQVAPSAPLKVGDTVTAIVDEARDEIIKHHSATHLMHAALKHVLGSHVAQAGSLVEATRLRFDFSHPKAMTKEEVQAVEAFVNASIAKGEGNVTEHMDIDSAKASGAMALFGEKYGDEVRVVSFGQTSKELCGGVHVNNTARIGSFFIVKESGVSAGVRRIEAVCGKSALTLAVSWREGLLEAQEAVKNQDILAGVGRLREEIKTLKKEVQALASNSGETLQSVMLGGVEVVIAVVGAGDIKQSIDELKNAKPSVAALLFQLKDDKIMIAAGVKNASLKAGEWIKEVAPYVGGGGGGRDDFAQAGGKNPAGLEEAKAAALSFAKSKLGV; from the coding sequence ATGGACATTCGAGCCGAGTTTTTACACTTTTTTGAAAAAAAAGGCCACAAGATTATGCCTAGTGCACCATTGGTGCCTGAAGATGCCACATTGCTCTTTGTTAATGCGGGCATGGTGCCCTTTAAGTCGGTATTTACGGGCGAGGTTCCTTTGCCAAACCCACCGCGCGCCACCACGTGCCAAACCTGCATCCGCGCAGGGGGAAAGCACAATGACCTTGACAACGTCGGCTACACCGCGCGCCACCACACGTTTTTTGAGATGCTAGGCAACTTCTCTTTTGGGGATTACTTCAAAGAAGACGCCATCGCTCTAGCGTGGGAATTTGTTACCGAAGTCGTGGGCTTGCCCAAAGAAAAACTCTGGGTCACGGTACACGAGAGCGATGATGAAGCAGAACTTCTGTGGCAGCGCCATATCGCCAAAGAGCGCATTATGCGTTTTGGCGACAAAGACAACTTTTGGCAAATGGGCGACACGGGACCATGTGGGCCGTGTAGCGAGATTTTTATCGACCAAGGGGCGGAGCATTTTAATGGGCCAGAAGATTACATGGGCGGCGATGGCGACCGCTTTTTGGAGATTTGGAACTTGGTGTTCATGCAGTATGAGCGCTCCAGCGATGGCACGTTAACCCCGCTTCCTAAACCCTCCATCGACACGGGCATGGGACTTGAGCGCATGGTGGCTGTTAAGGAAGGTAAATTTAGCAATTACGACAGTTCGTTGTTTATGCCCCTCATTGACAAGGTGGCACAGCTTTGCGGAAAGCCTTACATGTACGACACGGGAGCGAGCTATCGGGTCATTGCAGACCACATCCGCGCAGTGGCGTTTTTGCTTGCCCAAGGGGTAGGGTTTGACAAAGAAGGGCGCGGGTATGTGTTGCGCCGCATTTTGCGCCGTGCGGTGCGTCATGGGTATTTGCTAGGTATTACTGCACCGTTTATGCACACGCTTTTAGACACACTATGCGACTTAATGGGTGGACATTACGCTTATTTGGTGGAGAAAAAAGAGGCAGTGAGCGAGCAGATTCGTCTTGAAGAAGAGCGTTTTTTTGGCACTATTGCCTCAGGTTTAGAGTTATTTCAAGCGGAACTTGAAAATACCAAAGAAGTTTTCAGTGGCGACGTGGCCTTTAAACTGTATGACACCTTTGGATTTCCGTTGGATTTGACCCAAGACATGCTGCGCGACAAAGGCTTACATGTAGACAGTGCACGCTTTGATGCTTTGATGCAAGAACAGCGCGAACGCGCCAAGGCTTCGTGGAAGGGCAGTGGCGACAAAGCCACCAGCGGGGAGTTTAAACCTCTGCTTGAACAATTTGGTGCTAACACTTTTTGCGGGTACGATACCTTGTGTCAAGAGACACGTGTTTTGGCGTTGATGAACGAAGAGTTTAAATTGGTCAAAGGGTTGGGTGCTGGCGAAGCGGGATGGGTCTTTTTGGAAGCCACCCCTTTTTACGCCCAAAGCGGGGGGCAGTGTGGCGACACGGGTGTGCTAGAGGGTGTTGCTTCGGTGCTTGATACTCAGCTTTTCTTTGGCCTTAACCTTTCCCAAGTAGCCCCAAGTGCGCCCCTAAAGGTGGGTGACACCGTTACGGCCATTGTGGATGAAGCGCGGGATGAAATCATCAAACACCACTCCGCCACGCACCTGATGCACGCAGCCCTTAAGCACGTTTTAGGAAGCCATGTGGCGCAAGCGGGTTCGTTGGTGGAAGCGACGCGGTTGCGCTTTGACTTTTCGCATCCTAAGGCCATGACCAAAGAAGAAGTCCAAGCGGTGGAAGCCTTTGTGAATGCCAGTATTGCCAAGGGCGAGGGCAACGTGACGGAGCATATGGACATTGACTCAGCTAAGGCCAGCGGTGCGATGGCGCTTTTTGGAGAAAAATACGGCGATGAAGTGCGCGTAGTGAGCTTTGGGCAAACGAGCAAAGAGCTGTGCGGCGGCGTACATGTAAACAACACCGCGCGCATCGGAAGCTTTTTTATCGTGAAAGAATCTGGCGTGAGTGCGGGGGTGCGTCGCATCGAAGCGGTGTGCGGAAAAAGCGCTTTGACGCTTGCTGTGTCGTGGCGCGAAGGGCTTTTGGAGGCCCAAGAAGCGGTCAAAAACCAAGACATTCTCGCGGGCGTGGGACGGCTAAGAGAAGAGATTAAAACCCTTAAAAAAGAGGTGCAAGCCCTCGCGTCAAACTCGGGTGAAACCTTGCAAAGTGTGATGCTTGGCGGTGTGGAAGTGGTCATCGCTGTGGTGGGTGCGGGAGACATTAAGCAAAGCATTGATGAGCTTAAAAACGCCAAACCTTCGGTGGCGGCGCTGTTGTTTCAACTCAAAGACGACAAGATTATGATAGCTGCAGGGGTAAAAAACGCCTCCTTGAAAGCGGGCGAGTGGATCAAAGAAGTAGCACCGTATGTAGGTGGTGGCGGTGGCGGACGGGATGATTTTGCACAAGCGGGCGGTAAGAATCCTGCGGGACTAGAAGAAGCCAAAGCAGCCGCGCTTTCCTTTGCAAAAAGCAAGTTAGGGGTCTAG
- the maf gene encoding septum formation inhibitor Maf, whose translation MVILASQSPTRAALLTKAGIAFRQCGVDFDEEALPYTSPRQFAYYATKGKCERFLELYGLKTPVLAADTVVTCKGKLLQKAPTPEAARAMLALQSGSEVAIMTCMMYRTSRLAYTDFSVTRYHFAPFGEEAVEAYLASDAWQGKAGAVMVEGFCKPYIRDVVGFESTAMGLCIEKLLPFLEHA comes from the coding sequence ATGGTCATTTTAGCTTCCCAGTCCCCCACCCGCGCGGCACTTTTGACAAAGGCAGGTATTGCCTTTAGGCAGTGCGGGGTAGATTTTGACGAAGAGGCGCTACCTTACACTTCACCCAGACAATTTGCCTACTACGCAACCAAAGGAAAATGTGAGCGCTTTTTGGAATTGTATGGATTAAAAACACCCGTACTGGCCGCAGACACTGTGGTTACATGTAAAGGAAAATTGCTTCAAAAAGCGCCTACGCCCGAAGCAGCGCGCGCCATGCTTGCACTTCAAAGCGGAAGTGAGGTGGCAATTATGACATGCATGATGTACCGCACTTCGCGTTTGGCGTACACGGATTTTTCTGTGACGCGCTACCATTTTGCTCCTTTTGGGGAGGAGGCTGTGGAAGCGTACCTTGCCAGTGATGCGTGGCAGGGTAAGGCAGGTGCTGTGATGGTGGAAGGATTTTGCAAGCCTTACATTCGTGATGTTGTTGGTTTTGAAAGTACCGCCATGGGGTTGTGTATTGAAAAGCTTTTGCCTTTTTTGGAGCACGCGTGA
- a CDS encoding ATP-binding cassette domain-containing protein, which yields MSFTCKQLRIVSKESTLVDIDFHIAHSMALVGQSGSGKSLTLKALLGMAPKRLHVSLEYEAPFVLERGKSVGFVPQNPFTALSPLTRIDAQFFHPEAASFCAKVGLDAHLLKRYPPELSGGQLQRVAIAMALSHQPALLLMDEPTTALDASTRTQVLEMIQKLQDELGFLTLFVTHDMHSAALICQEIAILNAGKIVERGQMDTLIASPSHPYTQALLSAGFATRGFRQ from the coding sequence GTGAGCTTTACATGTAAGCAGTTGCGTATCGTTAGTAAAGAGAGCACGCTGGTGGATATTGACTTTCATATTGCCCATTCGATGGCGCTTGTCGGGCAAAGTGGAAGCGGAAAAAGCCTTACCCTCAAAGCACTCCTTGGCATGGCGCCAAAACGTTTACATGTAAGCTTGGAATATGAGGCGCCTTTTGTGCTTGAGCGGGGCAAGAGCGTGGGGTTTGTGCCTCAAAATCCTTTTACGGCATTGTCGCCACTGACGCGCATTGATGCGCAGTTTTTTCATCCCGAAGCAGCATCTTTTTGTGCCAAAGTAGGGCTTGATGCACATCTACTTAAACGCTATCCACCAGAACTTAGTGGCGGGCAATTGCAGCGTGTGGCCATTGCGATGGCCCTTTCCCATCAACCTGCCTTACTTTTGATGGACGAACCAACCACGGCGCTTGATGCTTCAACACGCACACAGGTACTGGAAATGATACAAAAATTGCAAGATGAGCTAGGTTTTTTGACCTTGTTTGTAACCCACGACATGCACTCAGCCGCGCTCATATGCCAAGAAATTGCTATTTTAAATGCAGGAAAGATTGTAGAAAGAGGGCAAATGGACACACTGATTGCTTCGCCTTCGCACCCTTATACCCAAGCGCTTTTAAGTGCTGGGTTTGCCACGAGAGGATTTCGCCAATGA